Below is a window of Rhodopseudomonas sp. P2A-2r DNA.
CGCGCATTCTAGCAACCACTCTGGCGGCGGTGATCGCCGCCGCACCTTCGCTGTCGCTCGCCTGTACGCGGCTGGTCTATCTCGGCGCCAAGAGGCAGGTCATCACTGCGCGCTCGATGGATTGGCGATTTGAGATGCCCACCAATCTCTGGATTTTCCCGAGAGGCATTGCGCGGAGCGGAGAGGTCGGGCCGAACTCTCTGCAATGGAAATCCAAATATGGCAGCGTGGTCGCTTCGGCTTATGAGGTTTCGACCTCGGACGGCATGAACGAGGCGGGACTTGTCGCCAACATCCTCTGGCTCACGGAATCCCAATATCCAAAGCTCGACTCCAGCAAGCCGGGCCTGTCCATCGCTGCCTGGGCGCAATATGTGCTCGACAATTTCGCGACAGTTCAGGAGGCGGTTGAGGTACTTGAGAACGATCCTTTTACGATTGTCACGGCCGACGTGCCCGGGCAGAAGTTGCTCGCCACGCTTCATCTGTCGATCTCGGATGCCACAGGTGACAGCGCGATCATCGAATACATCAACGGCAAACCGGTCATCCATCACGACCGGAAGTACCAGGTGATGACCAACTCCCCCATCTTCGAACAGCAATTGGCGTTGAATGAATACTGGAAGGAGATTGGCGGCACGGTGATGCTGCCGGGCACGAACCGCGCCGCAGATCGGTTCGCTCGGGCGGCTTTCTACGTCAAAGCAATCCCGAAGGACGAAAATCCCGACCGCGCCTTAGCGAGCGTCTTCAGCGTGATCCGCAACGTGTCTGTACCATTCGGCATTTCGACGCCGGACCAGCCCAATATTTCTTCGACCCGATGGCGCACCGTCGCCGACCATCAACGCAAGCTGTACTTCTTTGAATCGGTGCTGACACCGAATACATTCTGGGTCGATCTCAAGGCGATCGACTTCTCGCCTGAGAACGGAAAGGTGAAGAAGCTCGATCTGGGACCTCAACAGTCGCGCACCTTCTCCGGCGATGCGACGGCGAATTTCCAGGAGGCTGCGCCGTTCAAGTTCTTGGGGCTGCCGATGTGAGCACTGCCGCCATAGGCATGGCCGTCGTCGCTATTGGATGTCACATACCCAGTTTGCGCCGCGGCCACCGCCGTAAGTACGCGGACGTTCAGGGCAGTCACCGACTTGAAATCGGCCGAGCCGGCATACCCGCCTTGACCATAGGCCATGTAACGTTTGTTCCAGTTGGTCGCAGCCGGCAGCCACACGTTCAGGCTGATGCCCGCGGAGGACGACGGCGCATCGGCCGGACCAGGCCTGCCAGGGCCGATGATCAGTTTGACGAGACACACATCCTTCTGCGCCTTGGGGGCTGACAGCTTCTGGGCCTCGTCGAGGGCAATTGGATCGCCCGTCCTGAATTCCCTGGTCAGAATGACCGTGGTGTCGCCGCCGATATCCACGGACTTGAGATGATCGCAAGCGATCCTGTCATTTGCATTCTGAGCGGAAGCAGAAGTCGCCGCCGTGACAATGTTTGCAGCCGACAACAACAGCAGCAGAATCCTGCTGGTCGAGAACGTACGGTCAAAGCGCTGCATGATGGTCGATGCCCACTTCTGGTTCAGCCAAGGACCGGCAATACTTTGACGTCGTAGATGCTCGATGCCGCGACTACGCGGTCGAGCGGAAGCCGTGGGCGCAGTGCAGGCCGCCGGCGGCCAGTATCGCACCCCAAGGACTGCAGCGGCTTATTGTTTTCGGACATTGGCACGAGGTTCAGCAGGTCGCGGATCGGCGTCGCGCGATCAGCGTCATCGACGTCAGTCTCGTGCCAAGCGCAACCGAGTTGACCGGCGAATTTGTCCATTACGAGGTAAGTGCCTCGCTCGACATCGTCGGCGCTAATAGATGGGGCACGTATGGCAAGAGAGGAGCAGACTCCTGCACAATCAGTCACACACGGCGCGATTGTGTGCGCATGCTGGAATCCGGTCCGGCGGCGGGAGTGATCGGCGCGCAAGCCATCTGTTCACAGATGGGACTTAGTGACGCGATTGCCTTCGACTTGGGGGGACCACGGCGAAGGCCGGCGTGATCAGCAACGGTGAGTCGCTGGCTACTGGCTCGGCGCTGATCGGCGGCTACGAGAAGGCGTTGCCAATCCAGATTCCGATGATCGATATCTTCGAAGTTGACACGGGTGGCGGTTCGATCGCCCGTATCGGCGAAGGAAACTCGCTGCGGGTCCGACCACAAAGCGCCGGCTCGATGCCCGGACCTGCCTGCTATGGGCGTGGCGGCGACGAACCGACGGTGACGGACGCCAACCTGTTGCTTGGCCGCCTGGACGAGGCCAATTTTCTCGGCGGCGAAATGACGCTCGACAAGAAGGCTTAACAACAAAGCCCCGCTCGCTCTCCAAGGGGCCTTCTGCGACCGCGCGACTACTCTAGGCCGGCAGTGTCAATGCCGAAGATGGCTATGCCGCCGCCCTTCGTTCAGGCGGCACGCGCTTCCTCTTCAAGCGCAATCATATAGATGACTTCGAAAATCCGCTCTCCCTCAAGCCGCTTCGCCTCGAATCCGGTTTCTTGCCCCATGCGACCGAATAGATCCTGACCTTCTCGCGAGCGTCCGACATATCCCATCGACCATGACGGAAATCTGCGACCCGACGCCTGCGCGAATTCCAGCACCTGCAAATCGCCGTGGCGACGATCGCGCTGGATACGTTCGAACGTGGCTTCGACGTCGCGACGATCCCCCTCCAGCACCTGCGCAAAGATCCCGGTATTAAATATGAGCGCACCCGTGATGGCGACGCGCGCATTATTTGACTGCGAAGACAAAAGAATTCCCGCGATCTCTTCGGCTATTTCCGCGAAATTTCCCCTGATGCGACTCTTGCTGACGTAGACGAGGCGGTAAAGCTCGATCGACATTTGTTGGCCCCTCTCGAAATTTCAAAATCCGGCGCATTCGATGTTCGCTTGATGACGATACTTGGCTGGGCCAACGAGTGGTTGCCGTGCGCTCGGAGGAACTCCGATATCATGTTTGGAGGAAGAGGTTTGCTGATGAGGTACCCCTGGACGTCGGTGCAACCGGCGGCGAGGATTAGGGCCATCTGCTCCTCGGTTTCAACGCCCTCCGCGACCGTCGTCATTCCCAGACTTCGGCCGAGTGCCGCTATCGCACGCACAATCGCCATGGCGGCCCGATCATCGAGGCCCGCGCGGACGAAAGATTGATCGATCTTGATTTTGTCGAAGGGGAAGCTGCGCAGAGAGCTTAGGGATGAATAGCCGGTTCCGAAATCATCCATCGACACCCGTACGCCAAGTTCGCGAACCCGGCGCAAGACCTGTAGCGCGGATTTGTCGTCTGCAAAGAGTACGCTCTCCGTGATTTCCAGCTCCAGCCGTCGCGGCTCCAGGCCACTTTCGGCGAGAGCAGACACGACCGTGGCGGCAAGATGATTGCCGCTGAGCTGAACCGCCGAAACGTTGACTGAAATGCCGAGGGGCTCTGCCCAACTGGCAGCTTCGCGGCATGCAGTCCGCATCACCCATTCACCGATGGGGCCGATGAGACCGGTTTCTTCGGATAGAGGTATGAATTCGGCTGGCGGCACTGCCCCCTGCTTGCGCTATTCCACCGGAGCAGCGCCTCGAAGCCAGTAATTTTCCTTGATTTCAGGTTATACTGGGGTTGATAGACCAGTGCGAATTCTCGCAGCGCAAGAGCGCGCCGCAAATCGATTTCGAGATTGCGGCCGGCTTGCATCTCGTCGTCCATCGCCGTCTCGAAGAAGCAGTATCTGCCCCGGCCTTTCTGCTTGGCGCTACAGAGCGCCAGTTCTGCGTATTTTAAGATTTCGCTCCCGTCAGCGATTGGGCTTTGTGCGATCCCAACGCTGGCGCCGATATTGATGAGATGGCCTTTCAGCAGATAGGATCGGCTCAACAGGTCGATGAGCCACTTTGCCAATTGCGCCGCGGCCTGAGGTTGAGGTTGTTTGCTTTGCACGACATAGAATTCGTCGCCATCACAACGCGCGGCGAAATCGTCGCGCCCCAGCGCGGATTCGATACGGTGCGCTACCATGCGTAACAGCGCATCGCCTATATCATGGCCCAACGCGTCATTGACGGCCTTGAACCGATCCAGGTCGATCGCCAGTACGGAGACAACTTGTCGGCCGCGCTCGGAGAAGGCTGCCGCCAACCGTTCCCGCAATATCAGACGGTTGCCGATCAGCATCAGCATATCGGAGCGAGCCTCCGCATGCTCCTTGTCGGCCCCCTTATCCGCAATGTCTTCGACTGTCATAAGGGCGCCTTGTGAGAGCGTGGTACGCTGAACGAGGCGCGCACCAAAACTGACAATTCAGCTTCGATCTTCCATTCAGTTCAACAAGTTTGATTTCAATATCTTCAGCAAGAACCATCGCATCCGCACCGTCATGAATATTGGCGTCACAGTGTAGCCACGCCGGCGTTACGACGATATGAAGAACCACGACGACATTGCTCGCATCGCATGAACGCGAATTGAGACAATATAAGCAACGACGCTACCGATCAGTCCAAGCGTATTGCATTTCGCCCTTGATTGCCCAACCCAAGGAGATTTCGGCGAGCATTCGATGCATACCAGCGTGGCCCACGTGCCAACAGCGGCTGCCCGTACATCAGATGCTATGGAGCAGCCCTTGACTACGGCCTCTGGGAGATCGGCGATTTGATGCCAATGGCCGAATTGGCAGGTGAACTAGACCGCGCGTTGAAGAATCGACGACACGGCGTTCAGCAGCTCCTGCTTTTCAAAGGGCTTCAGCAATACCTGGTCGGCCCCGAAATCCTGCTCGGGCAGCCTCTCCCTCGATCCGCAACCATTAGGATCTCCACCGGTGATGGCCAGGAAGCGCGTTCCCGGCGACCGTGCCCGACCCTCGCGGATGACATCGGTCCCGTTCGAAACGGGCATCCAGATATCTGTGATCACGAGGTCAAAGGGCGTATCTGTGAGCAGCTTCAATCCCTGCTCTCCATCCAGCGCGCTGGTGACGTTGTGACCTTGCCCCTCCAGAACGATTTTGAGCGACAACAACACCGCCGGAACGTCTTCAACTACCAATACCGCCGCCATTTTTCATTTCTCCGTTGTTTCCCGGTATTAAGATTGTCACCGTCGTCCCGCAACCGGGCTCGCTGGCGAGCACAACCGAGGCACCGATATCGCGGACGAGGCCGTAGACGAGGGAGAGCCCAAGCCCTGTCCCCTGCCCAACGGGCTTCGTGGTGAAGAACGGTTCGAAGGCGCGATCCAACGTTGCCTTATCCATGCCGCAGCCACTGTCGATCACACATAACCGCATGAAGCTGTTTGACAGAGCCAAATCCGCTTCCCCGTGTTCGCGAACGTCCTCTTCCAGAGCGATCGTCAATTCACCCTGACCGTTCATCGCCGCCGCTGCATTGATAGCGAGATTTAGGAGTATCTGGACGAACGTGGTGCGGTCGATCTTGACCAGGGGCAGACGCCCCTCGATTCGGATCGAGATAACAACGTCGGTCGGGACGGCTTGCCGCACGATCGGGAGGCTATCGTGCAAGAGTACGAGCGGATCATGGATTTCGCCGTTTGACACCGTCGGTCTGGAAAACGCCAGCATATCTCCAATGATCTGCCGCGCCTTCATGTTGCAGTCGAGCACGATGTCGAGATGCTGCTTGCCCTCGCCGATGACCAGGTCCTTGTCGATGACATCCTGGGCCAGAAGCGTGACCGGCTGGAGCATGTTGTTGATTTCGTGGGCGACCCCGCCCATCGTTCGACCGAGTGTTTCCATTTTCTGCCTCTGAGCTTCGGCCCTTTGCTTGGCCCCAATCATGACGATCGCTTCCCGCATTGCATCGTTTGCCGCACTGGCGGGATCAATCATATTCGATTGATCCACAACTGAGATGCCGATGCCGGATGCCAGGTGAAACAAACGTCCGCAGAGTTCATAGGGCACCGCAATCGCACGCCGAATCTCTTCACCGAGTTCAGCTGCCGCTGCTGGTTGCAGACCGCGGCAGAGCACGACAAATTCGGCGCCCCCTAGCCGCGCCGCAAAGTTTCCCGGACCTGCGGCGACGACCAGGCGCTGCGCCATTTCGATCAGCAGTTCGTCCCCTGCCGCGTACCCCATAGTTTCGTTGATGTCCTTTGTCTCGTCGAGACTGAGGAACAGCAAAGTGACAACCGTCCCAGTCTCTCTTTCGGCCTCCGCTAGGCGCTTCTGTAGCAGCGTTCGATTGGGCAGCCCGGTCAGCGGATCGTGGTGGCGGAGTTCGAAAAGCTCGACTTTGGTGCGCTTGGCCACCTCCACCATGACTATGCTCCCCAGGTCGCGTGCGAGGGCTAGATCAGCCTCCACCCACGGCACGGAATGACCCGTCATGATCTCCTTCCATGCCGCGAACGAGGCACGCGGGGAGATTCGCTCGGTGACAGGGTCGATAGCGGCATGCTCGGCCGGGTTGCCGCCCCAGACAATCGTATGCGCCAGTTCAGGCCGGAACCACAGGATCGCGTCACCAGCACTGCCGGCGAGTGGCAGCAGCAGCGCGCCGCTACCTTGACTGGCGCAGCCGGCGAGATCGGGATAGGTTAAGGTCAAGTCGTCTACCGCCAACGCCCCGCCGCCAGCTTTCGGCAGCAGCAGCGCAAGGGCACGTTCCGCCTCGGGCTGCGATGGCGTGTCCCCGATGAAAAAGACTTTCCCGGAAAGCCGCAACATCGCCCCAGCCGCATCCACCAGACCCAGGAGCTCCTGCCTTGCCGTGGCAAAGGCGTCCGACAACGAAACGGCGGCAGCGAGTCGATCGGCCAATGCACGCAAGATTGACGTTCGCCCAAGCCGCGTGGCCAGCATCTCCGCCTCGCTCAGACTACCGAGCAGCAGCGATAGGAACTGCCCCATCAAGTCGGCGACCACCCGCAATTCAGGCTCGACGATCCGCGGCGTTGTGTGATGGCACGCCATCATGCCCCAGAGATGCTCGCCGTCTGTAAGCGCGATCGTCAGACTTGCCGCCGTGTTCATATTACGCATATATTCGCGGTGTATCGGCGAGACGCTACGTAGCGCACTATGGGTGAGGTCGAGCGGATCGCAGTCATCCGACTCGGGATCCGTGAGCAGCAAAATCGGCCGATAGCTGGAATCGGCGACCGAGCCGACGCGCTGGCGCAACAATTGCCGCCTGGCCTGCGATGGGATGTCCGCCGCAGGATACCACTGACCCAGATATGGCTTGAGTCCCGCCACACAGGCCTCTGCAATTATTTCTCCATGCCCGTGCGGGCTGAAGCGATACACCATAACCCGATCATAACCGGCGATGGTGGCCAATCCGCGAACCGCGAGTTCGCATAGCTCGCTACAGGTGGCTGCACTCTCCAATGTCCCGAGCACCGACTGCAACATGCTGACAACCAGTCCGCGCGGCCTGTCGGGCTGCATCGGCTCGATGTCAACGCAGAGATGGCGGCCGGATCGATAGGAGCGCAGTTGGAGAAGTCCGCCAGCCGGCCCGGGAAGAAGAAAGATCCGCTGGCGCGGCTCAACCCGACCGGCCGGCGCGACAACCTGCAGAACGTCGGCCGCCCCTTCGCCGATCACATGGTGCAGCGGCTGCCCAAGCGCCGCTTCGGCGGGACAGCCCAAAATCGCCGACAGATTGGCGCTGGCATGGGTCACCAGCCCGCTATCGATCAGCGTCGCGAGCAGCGCGCCGTGCGGCTGAATAGCGCCGGGGATATGAATCGGCTCTTGCTCGCATCGCGACATATCAAGGGCGAGCGTAGCGAGCCGGGCGTGTGGCTGCTGTCCAACGTTCACGGTTGGCCGACTTTCAAGGCGCAAAACGGCGCAAACCAGACCATCATGGCCCGAAAGGTTCGCTGCGCGCCGTCTACTACCTCGACACAATGTTCCGGCTCCATGTATCCAAACTCATCCAACGCCAATCGAAATTCTTGCCACGCCGGACCAACCGCGCCGCCCCGTCCACCGAAGAACTGCGTCGTTCCGGCAATCGCGGCGCCAATCCGCGGCTCGATGTCACGCAAGATCATCCGCCCGCCGAGTGCAGCTCCTTCGATGACGTAAAGTGCGCCGATCGCGTGCGCAAAGGTCGGCAGATCGGGCACCAGTGCCGGCGAAGCCCGCGGCAGTTCGCGCGGATCAACGCCCAGACCAACAAGATCATCAACCAGGGCGCAGGAGTGGTGGCGCGGGGGCGTCAAGAGGCCGAGTGAATCCCAGCCGGCGAACTTCGCCAGCGAGTGCTCGAGCGGATCGTAAAATCCGAGGAAACGGCCGAGCCAGTCCTGATAGTCGCCGCGGTTGCAAATGG
It encodes the following:
- a CDS encoding diguanylate cyclase domain-containing protein, whose protein sequence is MNVGQQPHARLATLALDMSRCEQEPIHIPGAIQPHGALLATLIDSGLVTHASANLSAILGCPAEAALGQPLHHVIGEGAADVLQVVAPAGRVEPRQRIFLLPGPAGGLLQLRSYRSGRHLCVDIEPMQPDRPRGLVVSMLQSVLGTLESAATCSELCELAVRGLATIAGYDRVMVYRFSPHGHGEIIAEACVAGLKPYLGQWYPAADIPSQARRQLLRQRVGSVADSSYRPILLLTDPESDDCDPLDLTHSALRSVSPIHREYMRNMNTAASLTIALTDGEHLWGMMACHHTTPRIVEPELRVVADLMGQFLSLLLGSLSEAEMLATRLGRTSILRALADRLAAAVSLSDAFATARQELLGLVDAAGAMLRLSGKVFFIGDTPSQPEAERALALLLPKAGGGALAVDDLTLTYPDLAGCASQGSGALLLPLAGSAGDAILWFRPELAHTIVWGGNPAEHAAIDPVTERISPRASFAAWKEIMTGHSVPWVEADLALARDLGSIVMVEVAKRTKVELFELRHHDPLTGLPNRTLLQKRLAEAERETGTVVTLLFLSLDETKDINETMGYAAGDELLIEMAQRLVVAAGPGNFAARLGGAEFVVLCRGLQPAAAAELGEEIRRAIAVPYELCGRLFHLASGIGISVVDQSNMIDPASAANDAMREAIVMIGAKQRAEAQRQKMETLGRTMGGVAHEINNMLQPVTLLAQDVIDKDLVIGEGKQHLDIVLDCNMKARQIIGDMLAFSRPTVSNGEIHDPLVLLHDSLPIVRQAVPTDVVISIRIEGRLPLVKIDRTTFVQILLNLAINAAAAMNGQGELTIALEEDVREHGEADLALSNSFMRLCVIDSGCGMDKATLDRAFEPFFTTKPVGQGTGLGLSLVYGLVRDIGASVVLASEPGCGTTVTILIPGNNGEMKNGGGIGS
- a CDS encoding BLUF domain-containing protein; this translates as MSIELYRLVYVSKSRIRGNFAEIAEEIAGILLSSQSNNARVAITGALIFNTGIFAQVLEGDRRDVEATFERIQRDRRHGDLQVLEFAQASGRRFPSWSMGYVGRSREGQDLFGRMGQETGFEAKRLEGERIFEVIYMIALEEEARAA
- a CDS encoding response regulator, which codes for MAAVLVVEDVPAVLLSLKIVLEGQGHNVTSALDGEQGLKLLTDTPFDLVITDIWMPVSNGTDVIREGRARSPGTRFLAITGGDPNGCGSRERLPEQDFGADQVLLKPFEKQELLNAVSSILQRAV
- a CDS encoding biliverdin-producing heme oxygenase translates to MQDPFIPLSAQLRQRTAPLHREIEVLLRLPGAICNRGDYQDWLGRFLGFYDPLEHSLAKFAGWDSLGLLTPPRHHSCALVDDLVGLGVDPRELPRASPALVPDLPTFAHAIGALYVIEGAALGGRMILRDIEPRIGAAIAGTTQFFGGRGGAVGPAWQEFRLALDEFGYMEPEHCVEVVDGAQRTFRAMMVWFAPFCALKVGQP
- a CDS encoding linear amide C-N hydrolase, with the protein product MRMKSSALSRILATTLAAVIAAAPSLSLACTRLVYLGAKRQVITARSMDWRFEMPTNLWIFPRGIARSGEVGPNSLQWKSKYGSVVASAYEVSTSDGMNEAGLVANILWLTESQYPKLDSSKPGLSIAAWAQYVLDNFATVQEAVEVLENDPFTIVTADVPGQKLLATLHLSISDATGDSAIIEYINGKPVIHHDRKYQVMTNSPIFEQQLALNEYWKEIGGTVMLPGTNRAADRFARAAFYVKAIPKDENPDRALASVFSVIRNVSVPFGISTPDQPNISSTRWRTVADHQRKLYFFESVLTPNTFWVDLKAIDFSPENGKVKKLDLGPQQSRTFSGDATANFQEAAPFKFLGLPM
- a CDS encoding tannase/feruloyl esterase family alpha/beta hydrolase, with amino-acid sequence MQRFDRTFSTSRILLLLLSAANIVTAATSASAQNANDRIACDHLKSVDIGGDTTVILTREFRTGDPIALDEAQKLSAPKAQKDVCLVKLIIGPGRPGPADAPSSSAGISLNVWLPAATNWNKRYMAYGQGGYAGSADFKSVTALNVRVLTAVAAAQTGYVTSNSDDGHAYGGSAHIGSPKNLNGAASWKFAVASPEKVRDC